In Papio anubis isolate 15944 unplaced genomic scaffold, Panubis1.0 scaffold117, whole genome shotgun sequence, one DNA window encodes the following:
- the LOC101026324 gene encoding L-lactate dehydrogenase A-like 6B: MRTRSRGLKVLPTALLVSQRSGQQLFAVSLSPLLERAAMSWTVPLVRASQRVSSVGANFLCLKMALCPRQAARIPLKGAWRFTSVSKMATVKSELIERFTSEEPVHHSKVSIIGTGSVGMACAISILLKGLIDELALVDLDEGKLKGETMDLQHGSSFTKMPNIVCSKDYFVTANSNLVIITAGARQEKGETRLNLVQRNVALFKLMISNIVQHSPHCKLIIVSNPVDILSYVAWKLSAFPKNRVIGSGCNLDTARFRFLIGQKLGIHSESCHGWILGEHGDSSVPVWSGVNIAGVPLKDLNSDIGTDKDPEQWKNVHEEVIASAYEIIKMKGYTSWAIGLSVADLTESILKNLRRTHPVSTIIKGLYGIDEEVFLSIPCILGENGITHLIKIKLTPEEEARLKKSAKTLWEIQKELKI; this comes from the coding sequence ATGCGCACCCGCAGTAGAGGGCTGAAGGTCCTGCCAACGGCTCTCTTGGTGTCTCAACGTTCTGGTCAGCAGCTTTTTGCCgtttctctctctccacttctTGAGCGAGCAGCCATGAGTTGGACTGTGCCTCTTGTGCGGGCCAGCCAGAGAGTGAGCTCGGTGGGAGCGAATTTCCTGTGCCTGAAGATGGCCCTGTGTCCCCGTCAGGCAGCGCGCATCCCACTCAAGGGCGCCTGGCGCTTCACCTCCGTGAGCAAGATGGCGACTGTGAAGAGTGAGCTTATTGAGCGCTTCACTTCTGAGGAGCCCGTTCATCACAGTAAGGTCTCCATCATAGGAACTGGATCGGTGGGCATGGCCTGCGCTATCAGCATCTTATTAAAAGGCTTGATCGATGAACTTGCCCTTGTGGATCTTGATGAAGGCAAACTGAAGGGTGAGACGATGGATCTTCAACATGGCAGCTCTTTCACGAAAATGCCAAATATTGTTTGTAGCAAAGATTACTTTGTCACCGCAAACTCCAACCTAGTGATTATCACAGCAGGTGCACGCCAAGAAAAGGGAGAAACGCGCCTTAATTTAGTGCAGCGAAATGTGGCCCTCTTCAAGTTAATGATTTCCAATATTGTCCAGCATAGTCCCCACTGCAAACTGATTATTGTTTCCAATCCAGTGGATATCTTAAGTTATGTAGCTTGGAAGCTGAGCGCATTTCCCAAAAACCGTGTTATTGGAAGCGGCTGTAATCTGGATACTGCTCGTTTTCGTTTCTTGATTGGACAAAAGCTTGGTATCCATTCTGAAAGCTGCCATGGATGGATCCTCGGAGAGCACGGAGACTCAAGTGTTCCTGTGTGGAGTGGAGTGAACATAGCTGGTGTCCCTTTGAAGGACCTGAACTCTGATATAGGAACTGATAAAGATCCTGAGCAATGGAAAAATGTCCACGAAGAAGTGATTGCTAGTGCCTATGAGATTATTAAAATGAAAGGTTATACTTCTTGGGCCATTGGCCTATCTGTGGCTGATTTAACAGAAAGTATTTTGAAGAATCTTAGGAGAACACATCCAGTTTCCACCATAATTAAGGGCCTCTATGGAATAGATGAAGAAGTATTCCTCAGTATTCCTTGTATCCTGGGAGAGAATGGTATTACCCATCTTATAAAGATAAAGCTGACCCCTGAAGAAGAGGCCCGTCtgaaaaaaagtgcaaaaacaCTTTGGGAAATTCAGAAGGAGCTCAAGATTTAA